CGAGCGTAGTCGATAACATGGGAAAAACCGTATGTAGCgcaaagcgcctacgaacagagaccTACGTAgtgggtcgctggcagtgaatgcgttaacaagaacaaatatttaagtccTGAAGAATggttgtatataaaaaaataataataataatacactaACAATTTTAATCTATCAAAAAAAGACATTAACAAACAGTACAGGTTGTTTGTAGTGACAATCAGGTACTGGCTGCCAGCATGCTGTTAGTGAAACTAAACATGATGCAATTTCTGGCAGTACACGTTTGGCACTGTAAATCTACACATTATAATTTATAGGTCATTGAATTACAGCAATATCTATTGTCAATTGCATGTCACAAATAAGTTATAAAGTGGATACAAATTATAAGGAAGTATATTATGTAACCTTACAGGGTGTAAGTTTACCTTGTAGGTACacagtttataattatatcttACTTTAAGTCTGATCcaatatacaataatatgaTCTATTTAAATTTACGAAAGGTTTTATATCACAACATGTAAGAACTTACATATGAACTAAGAGACTAGCATTGGAAGAGCATGTTTTGCCACAAATGTCACAAAGAAATTTTCTCTTTGTTAGTTCTTCTGGCGGTTTTGGCGCACTGTCTCCAGGACAACGCGATAGATGGTCACTGTAGGAATCCTAGAAAGGAATTACACCATTATGTTTAGTGAGGAATACTATAGTCTCCGCATGCCACGGTATCCTATCTTTTAAGCCCCACTGAACTAAATGTTTggacaataaaacttaaataggacatcatgtttttaaattttaatttgttgtaagtttatatttaaaaataaaaaccggccaagtgcgagtcggactcgcgcaccgagggttccacaGTAcagcgtcttagtaatagggtcccgtttttaccctttgggtacggaaccctaaatagttATTGATGAGTtctctcaaaaaaaaaacattctaaaagaagcaattttacttttttttgataaattgttacaattttttaaagtgtgttttagacctatgttcgtgatttggACAATGATGATAGATTATCTATGCAAATAGACTCTGCCCATGTTAACTTTGCACTGACTTGGCAGTGACAATGCATACATATCCCATAGTTACTTGACATGAAAGGTCACATCTAGGGCTGTGTCAAAATTCAATGGAGCAAAAGAAATGCAAACTCTGATACATATAAAGGTttcaattgtgtaaaaatacaatacattatgatGTTCGTTGGGTTTCACTAATGTTTCACTCCGTTACACATTTCCTCCATCAGTACTCACCATATCAAAGAAGTCTTTGCCACATGTATTACAACCCCAAATAGCTGCATCAACAGAAAATGTAGGCGAGGGGATGTTGTAGGAGTCATTGCTGTCTTCATTGTGTTCGTCAGGTAGGTCATTAAGCTCTTGATCATCATCATTTTGATCCTTACTACTTTCACATTTTACATATtctgtaaaataagtaaatatgtgtcaaactattaaaattaatgttgtaTAATGTAATACTAAGTTACcacagtaaaaataaacaaatcattCATAGGCGAtaggaataaatatttttttcttcctCTAACACTATAGCTTCTTCTTATCCCACACTGCAAAGAATATGATTGTAATGTATCCTTCATGATGTATCCTAAATATTTATGGAACCATGAAGGATTTAAGTAGTGAAGGGTAAGTATTTGGTAAGTATATTGTTTTGAGACTGAATTTACCTTCTTTGACAGATATCTCTTCTAACTCTTGCAATCTTTTGTTATTCTTTTGGCACATATCCCTGAACATGATACACCCATTGAGTAAATCAAGGCAGTTTTGACACATCTGTTTCATGGTATCAGTCTTGCTGAtctggaaataataataatttataaataatatctaatattaaaaaatccaaatattgTGTTACAGGAATACCTGTGCATGCCAATTCTATTTATTGCCATTGAATACACATTCTAAAATCTTACCGAAACACcggaaaaatgttttatttcttcCGCAATATTGGGTTGTACGAAGTTGTTAAAAATGGGAACATCCCCATTTTCTGAAGCACATATCCTGCACATGCCTGGAGCTATTTTAAAGCTCGATATACTAGTATACCTGAAATATTTTTCCGTGCAGAAGAATTATTTGAAACAGTAAAAACTTAGGTAGGCAGTGGTACAATTTGAATACTTACGATTTAGATTTCTTAcgctttttttgtttctttttcttgGATTTGTGCAAAGCGTTAGCATATAACATAGACCTAAGTAAAAGTAGCGATGCCATTAGTTATACGTAGCTTAAATTTTCTGCAAAAACTTAGTATTAGTTagaagtatattttttaaagaataaagccatattttgtaaataaataatgtaatcgAGTATTTGACAACTGGCCTGCACTGAACCACAGACAAGACAACGCAAACTCGCAAAGCGAATGAACTTGAATGAAGGTGAAGACAGAAGTGAATGCTTGAAAAATACCGGTTTTTCTGGTTCGTTCAGACATGTTGCTATGTTGGCAAAAATGGGGCAGAATGCATTTGGGCATCACTACATcactcaaaaaaaataacattctcTATCTATCTTGACTATGccttgtgtttttttattcagtTTGGAATGTTTAgagtttagatttatttttattgtgatgGAGTGTTAGTTATAATAAAgttgtgaatattttttttgatataaTGGCGGTATACATAACTAAATCAATGCTCTCTAAATTCAACAAAGCCAAATATCCCTCTACTTTCAGTAATGAAGACGATGGCAGTAACAACAGTGATCACTGGCAAAAACTCGTAGCTGACTGGTAATACATGaacatttattacatttaatgGTGGATAAACTGTTGTATCCTCATGATTTACTTGTACTTTAGCTTATTCAATTCCGCTGCTCTTCCAATTTCTGACTCACTGCTGTCCCTTGCTTATTACAGTTGTTACCTACCTGCCTGTCACATAACTAGTCGTCTAacgattttataataattatgtaccacCAATTTCAGTAAGAAAAGTGTGCGCCTGGAAAAAGATATGATATGTCGAATCTGTGCCAAAGGTGGCTGCACTCCACTAACTGAAAAGGTTTTCGATTACGACATCATGAGTGCCATAAGAAGTATAACAAATGTCTCAGTAAGtcttattttatacttacatcctTCTGCAACCTTTTTCAACGGACTTCCAAAAAGTTATCAGTTTGTCTGCAAGttatgtgatatttttttttaaagataattttcagTAGTACAGTCATCATCAAAAGCAGCTATCATCCTCCTATAGCTTAAGAAAAAGAGATGTCTCCATATTAAAATGCATATACCTTTGAACAAAAACTGCTGATATCTCAATTGGAAAAGTAATCAAGGGTGGCCGATACTTTTAACACTTAGACTGCACACTGTAATGTACTATGTTTAATGTGGTTCAAAAACtagttcaataaataaataataatcaataattattttcagGTTTCAGCTGATGATGCCTTGCCTAAGTACATATGTTCTGTATGTCTGTATAACTTAAAGACAGCACTAACATTCAAAAAGAATTGTGAGGCTTCAGACCGAAAGTTCCGTAAGATTTTACACCCGATGGGTGACCCAACATTCCACTCATATCCATATTCTAAACATGACTTCCAATTGATCCTTCATGACATGAAGAAGAAAAGAATGAAGATTGAAGAAGCAAGAAACAGGGAGCTAAAGAAACGGGAGAAGATTTCCATGAAAAAAGCTCCAAGGATTAAGCAATTCAAATGTTCACCCTGTGACATGTCTTTTCCTGATAAGGTAATTATTTGATTATGTAAAGATACGAGTTTGGGTTATTGAGAGAATaatagaaaatttaatttttgtataaatgcAATGGGTAAAAAAGTAAGGTAAAGGTAAAcagcaaaaatattaaaaacttaaaatattcttcactgaattaaaactaaaaatgaagatttataaaaatacgataaaatttatttaaatgtggaaaaatgatttttttatttgcattaattatttttatgattttgatccatgttctttcactgatatgcgttaaaattgttaaataacaaacgaaaccgtcaacgccatctatacgagtaggcaaaagctagtagcaccctctgatcgagaatcaaattttcttgattttcgaggcacgttttttccttagactgtatccatctattatggagttatatctatctttgctaaccAGTAATGTTCGCCAGCAGTTCCATCAGACAACTGAAGAAGCACTTCTCTTAATTTTGTCTCAGAATACTTCTGCAACATCTAAAAGGGCAATGGGATCATGCAATCATGATATCAATGTCTCATATTCTAGTTAAGAGATAAAAGATTCAACAACACATGATAGAGATCTAATATGTatgttgaaaatgaaaaatgaaaatgaaaaaatatttattttagataagtaggtacaataaacttattaagtAACATATATTTACAGACTTATTCACTAATTTACTATGTAAGAAACTTATCTTAACATGCGATGCAAACTCGGTATCGgtggtccccgcactaggcaagCCTGTATTGCGGAGGCCAGTACTCGGTGTGGTACAGATAGGGTAAGGTCGGTTGACACAACAgtcaagtgaaaaaaaaaactagtgtttTGGAAAGcatataatagaaataattaaatgtggGCTACGAAATACTTACGGcaaaatactaaatatgttACTATTAACTTTTAACTACAAACAAAAGGTTACAGAAGCATAggggaattaaaattaaagtagatAATTAATAACCAAGTTAAGTGAGCACGTGCTAACTCCAATTTAGTAAAATTACTTGTTGCAGGACAAGTTAATGGAGCATCGTCGCGAGCGTCAATGCATGCGGCGCGCGTGTGAGCTATGCGGCCAACTGGTGCTGTCCATCACTCAGCATATGCGGCACATTCACAAGCAGACCGTGCCGCATAAATGCAATACTTGCGGCAAGGAGTTCCCGATCATTGCGCGCCTTAAGAATCACATGTGAGTTGTCATGTCGACTGCGAATATGTATTTGTGTTTACCCTAATACAAGTTTGCATTATATTCGGGATGGTTACCATTGGCCTGTTAGCCAACTAGCCTTTAGGTGTCTATAATTTTTGTTGTATGTTATTTTTCTTGTTCTGTCACTGAGAGTTGAGAGTATCTGGAAATTGTTTCGCGTTATCGCCACAGAAAGGATTCCATTCAACAAATTCAGAACTTTTTTATTCCAGGATGGTCCACACTGACACATTCAACTTCTTCTGCGATCTGTGCCCGTACAAATGCAAGCACAAGTACTACCTAGTGATGCACATGCGTACACATACCGGCGAGAAGCCGTATAAGTGCATGCAGTGCCCCGCCACCTTCGTCAACCCCTCGAACCTCAACAAGCACAAGCTCACGCACCAGGAGAAGCAGTTCAAGGTGACTTAACGCATTGACTGCCAACGTTCTCGTAACGCTATACGCGTAGCCGATTCTAGCGTTTtaccgctttgtagaggaaagtgAATACGAATAGAACGCCCGccgagcgggttcccggcactTGATGTTTAGAAGAATAGAAGAGTTTGACTAATAaaggttcatccattaattacgtcacacgaatttttgacacctccccccctccttgtcacacttggtcacatttggcaaacccctccccccctggtgtgacgtcacgttttttcaatgaaatcggcaaaacgaattaagtattattaatattttatcaaaatatttttgacaaaagaaatattggtattttataacccaaaactgataaggaaaaaaaaaataaacgaataaaaacgattatcgtcccaaaaacttgttatttaactatacagcgaataaaataatttaaataagttagtgacgtcacaaagtttgtgagaGGAGTCACCCCTTGTCACGACATGtaacattttcttgacccccccctaaacgtgtgatgtaattaatggatgacccttAAATCATAACAGGATATTAGTCATTTCGTTACTTGGCGAGCCAGTGCCTAGCATAAGGGAGAGAtgggtcaattttttttctgcCAAAATTGGTATATTTGggtaattttgaatatttactttaaaatgtcAGGTAGTTCCGAAAATCACCCATAAGTCCATCACATTTTGAAGTCCATGTTTTGAATCACCCGAAGTATATACCATACCGTGTTTATTATCATACAGTATATTGCGTCGTCATTACCTACTAGACAATAGAAGACTTGAGGTCACCACACATTGGCGCCCCCGTAGTTATTTAGTATGTCAGCGACACCGCTCATTATAGTTGCGTCCACAAAGCAAAATCTACCGGGAGTTTATGGTATTTCAGACCGCATTTTACAAAGATTGGAGCGCAAATATAATCCATATTCTATTGTCCGTAGTGCATGATGTGTGAGAAGGCGTTCCGTACCAACGCGGCGCTGCGCGAGCACCACGAGGCGGCGCACATGAACATCAAGCACACCTGCAACTACTGCGGCCGGGAGTTCTGCTACAAGTGAGTCATTTACAGGGTTGCTACATCTATCCGGTCGCCGGACACATTCTGCTGTGACAGCTCGCTCCCTGAATAGGACCAGGAACACCAGTCGGAGCAAAAAATCACATGAatctaaatttataaattacgtGAGTGGACTGGTAGTGTCACGGGAGTTTATAGTTTGTGGTATAAtcaataatcatgtttaactcgTGTGTTTACCATCACCAAAATTTTGTGTTTTcgtgtcaacattgtcaacaattaacttacatcagttttgttttatataacACTAAGCCCCTCGTCcattaaaataactataaaactATAACTTTTTATACTGTTCCAATCGAAAACCGACGAGTTTTCGAACAAAACCCAGCGTATTCTTTGTGTTGGCGCCGCTGAAATTGCAATGCTTTCAAGTCCTCGGAGCGATCAGCAAACAAAGTGGTTTCATTAAAAAGGCTTTAAGAAAATCCCTCTATTTTGTACGAGCTAAGAATCTGGCTAATGCTAATATTTCACAATCGGTGTACACTGTTTTAAATACAGTAAACAGGAGCAAATATCCACAGCATATTCTTTTTATTGACGTATATTAGCGCGCTAATTAATTCTTTTGTTCTCTAGATCGGATCTCCGCAAGCACGAGATACGCAACCACAACCGCACCAAACGCGACTACATTGGCGGCGAGCCCTCCTACAAGCAAGTTGAGCGCATGCAGAAGATCCAAGAAAGTGCCGACGAGATGGGACAGTGGCGGCCTGAAATCGTGGCCCAACCCACCACGATCGTGCAGGCCACTTACATAGACCCGGCCACGGAGATACAGAACAATCACCAGTTGTACTTTGCCGATGTCACTGGGATGATACAACAGCAGCCTACTATGGGTAAGTTACAAGCACGTCAAACGCATGGAGAATAGAAGCGTCACGAAAGCGCATACGACGTAAAACTATCGTAATATTACAACTACACCCACACACGTTCGACGGACGACAGAACCCACCACAAGTattacaagaaattaaatcgCATGTATAGTTtgccaaaggactgtctcatttcgaacatagacagagagaatcgtactatctttgtcttacactagtactagcacccaaagaaagggatgagtataattttcctggttgttactgactgacaaattggtttgaccaactatagttgttTCACTGGCCCCACTCagcaaatatacataaaataaagaaatgtatactttgtataaaattgtaaatcttTACTCAAGCATTTAAAGTAAGTccataatgtataattttaattattcatacttaatgtttgttacagtgcaacaacAAACCGTGCAGCTGGCCTTGTAAGTAtacaaaatacttactttatGACTGaacatataatagttatttataaaacattCGAAACTATAACTATTTTGACTTCTTCTTTTCAGGCCTGACTTGGAAATGAAAAAGGATGAAGTGAAAATATATGAAGCACAAGGAATGGCATACTACTAGTAACAACTTTATACATTTagtgaaataaatattagtctaatagAATTAGGTGTAGTGTAGAAAAAATACCCCATATTTAACCTTTTCATCgccattttatttacttttgtattgattttaatgaatatgattgattatttaatacgagtattatgtaatttatgtagttaattaaaatagaatttgTATAAATAGATTGTTTCATTCAATCAAAACACAATGCTAAATGTATTAGAAGAGTAGTTTGTGATTTGTGAACTGTTTTAGACATGATTCACTTAAATATAAGTTAAATTCAATTTATCCGTAATACGTAGAATGAAAACGCAGATACCTATATATCTTAaatgtttcttaaaaattatgtcttAGGATCGACACAAAGCCAAGGAAAGCAAAGTTATTCTTTAATTTAGCTCCAGATATTGAAATTCTTGTGGTCGTTTCCGGGGAAGAGCAAACTTCTTTTAATATTCTgtttgtaggtatgtacatgAGCAATTTCGCTAAGGACCAGTCATGCGGTCCTATTTATAATCTCCTTATATAACTTTATATTTCATTGTTGCTAGGTATACATTGAGCAAATAAGAATTTTATGGTTACAATTATCTAAATCCATAGATGGTAGGACAttatagatgagctatacgcgtgcgtccGTGAAGGACAGAAcatatacgcaatgcgacaaaatgattggtcggattatttgttgcccaccataaaccatactaaatttacggtggggaattaaaaaaaccggccaagtgcgagtcggactcgcgcaccgagggttccgtactttttagtatttgttgttatagcggcaacagaaataaatcatctgaaaatttcaactgtctagctatcacggttcatgagatacagcctggtgacagacagacagacggacagcggagtcttagtaatagggtcccgtttttaccctttgggtacggaaccctaagaatcTGAGACTGTGACAACTGACAAGGACTAACAAtgatagcgctttctctgctactcctactgaaagttccataaatgcatctcgttcggtcatctggcccctcccccatttcaactatattattgtacctctctgtctatagttggtcaaaccaaattgtcagtaggtaaataagaacaaaaaaaactatactcatccttttcttttgggtgctagtctgctagtactagtgtaagacaaagatagtacgattctctctatgtttgaaataaatcacagtatttttattaactaagtCGTTTCGTGATTCGGGACAATTATGAGATTGAGCGTACTT
This genomic interval from Cydia strobilella chromosome 9, ilCydStro3.1, whole genome shotgun sequence contains the following:
- the LOC134744312 gene encoding zinc finger protein 737-like — its product is MAVYITKSMLSKFNKAKYPSTFSNEDDGSNNSDHWQKLVADCKKSVRLEKDMICRICAKGGCTPLTEKVFDYDIMSAIRSITNVSVSADDALPKYICSVCLYNLKTALTFKKNCEASDRKFRKILHPMGDPTFHSYPYSKHDFQLILHDMKKKRMKIEEARNRELKKREKISMKKAPRIKQFKCSPCDMSFPDKDKLMEHRRERQCMRRACELCGQLVLSITQHMRHIHKQTVPHKCNTCGKEFPIIARLKNHMMVHTDTFNFFCDLCPYKCKHKYYLVMHMRTHTGEKPYKCMQCPATFVNPSNLNKHKLTHQEKQFKCMMCEKAFRTNAALREHHEAAHMNIKHTCNYCGREFCYKSDLRKHEIRNHNRTKRDYIGGEPSYKQVERMQKIQESADEMGQWRPEIVAQPTTIVQATYIDPATEIQNNHQLYFADVTGMIQQQPTMVQQQTVQLALPDLEMKKDEVKIYEAQGMAYY
- the LOC134744317 gene encoding transcriptional repressor CTCFL-like, whose product is MASLLLLRSMLYANALHKSKKKKQKKRKKSKSYTSISSFKIAPGMCRICASENGDVPIFNNFVQPNIAEEIKHFSGVSISKTDTMKQMCQNCLDLLNGCIMFRDMCQKNNKRLQELEEISVKEEYVKCESSKDQNDDDQELNDLPDEHNEDSNDSYNIPSPTFSVDAAIWGCNTCGKDFFDMDSYSDHLSRCPGDSAPKPPEELTKRKFLCDICGKTCSSNASLLVHMGIHENVFPFKCDVCPYQGRTMDLLKVHKRSHMADKPFKCTQCPKATTTSSNLAKHMRHVHSTQRPFKCTYCDKAFSYQHDMKRHIKDIHLRQGTVECDVCYKKFNTKKILQGHRWKIHKIKGERQGRLPSYLQHQMEEQDHQEQEIAMGHMDQPY